GGGTACCGTTGTCATGAACGATGGTGTAAAAATGCTGGAGATTCCCCTCTGGCGCAGTTATCTTGCAGGTTGTATCCTGCTCGGTATCGCACCCTGTACCGCGATGGTACTTGTATGGGGCTATCTGGCAAAAGGCAATGACGGGCACACTCTTATTATGGTCTCGATAAACTCCCTTGCAATGCTCCTGCTCTACGGTCCTCTGGGCGGTTTCCTGCTGGGTGTGGGAAGGCTTCCGGTTCCCTGGGAGGCACTTGCACTGTCCATCGGGATATATGTGGCACTGCCGCTCTTTGCAGGTTACGTTTCCAGAAAACTGATTATACGGACAAAGGGTGAGGAATGGTTCAATACGAAATTCGTACACCTGCTCACACCGGTAACCATTGTTGCTCTCCTGCTTACACTGGTTCTGCTCTTCAGTTTCAAGGGCGAGGTGATCCTTTCGGATCCGCTGACCATACTCTGGATTGCAGTTCCCCTGTTCATCCAGACCGTTTTCATATTCCTGCTAGGATATGGTCTTTCCAAGCTGTTGAAACTCAGTTATGAAGACGCTGCTCCCTCTGCAATGATAGGAGCATCGAACCATTTCGAGGTTGCTATAGCCACTGCAACAATTCTGTTCGGACTCTCATCCGGGGCGGCACTGGCAACTGTTGTGGGTGTGCTCATCGAGGTACCCGTGATGCTCATGCTGGTGCGGTTCTGTCTGAGGACGAAAGGATGGTTTGATTGACTGTCCTTTAATGTTTATAAATTTCTATCCAGAAAACTACAAAATGGATATCGTTTTGGTTTTTACATAAAGGCTAGTATGCGGATTTAGTCAACTGCGATTTTAGAGTCAAGTTGGAAAAAATCCCTGCATCTTCCTAGATGGCATACTTATATGGCTTATAGATTTGTGATTGAATGCAATTCTTATTAGGTTCGAGTATTTGAAGAAAATTATTATTTTTGAACTGGTTCAGGTGACATGTCTACAACTTTTACCATGGTATGTGGTTCAATTTCATTACACAGCTCTTTGAATTTCACAAAAGCATCCTTAAACTCGGGAGTTTTCCGCCATTCTTGCAAGCTTTCAGCATTATCCCATGGACCAAGAGAAATATACCTGTTCTTTTGCTCTGAATCCTGCAACATTATAACACTACGAGCTCCTTTTTGATTTTGAATGGTCCAATTAGCAAAATCTTTCCAGTTTTTTAGAAAATCATCTTCCTTACCGGTTTTGACAGACCATATCCCGAGTGAGTATATGACTCTTTCATCCATTATAATTCCCCTATTTATACTAAGTATCATTTAGTTAAATGTTTGTGGTAATGTTGTTTAAGTATAGGCTGGCAACGCTGAAATAGAATTAAGCAATAGGTATATCCATGAAAGTTAGAGATGTGATGAATCCGGATGTTGTGATGTGCAGTCCTGAGGATACTATCGGGGATGTTGCACGTCTGCTTAAGCAGAACGATATAAGCGGACTTCCTGTTGTGGAAGATGGCAAAGTGGTTGGTATCGTATCCGAAGGTGACCTGCTCAGGCTGCTTGAAGTGCCTGAACACGGTGGACTCTGGCTTCCCAGCCCTTTCGAGGTCATCGAGGTGCCTATCAGGGAACTTATCAACTGGGAGGACACAAAACGCATGCTTGAGGATGTAGGCTCACAACCTGTGGCAGATATCATGAAGGAAAAGGTGTACACAGTCTCTCCCGATGACACTATTGAGAAGGCT
The window above is part of the Methanolobus zinderi genome. Proteins encoded here:
- a CDS encoding CBS domain-containing protein; the protein is MKVRDVMNPDVVMCSPEDTIGDVARLLKQNDISGLPVVEDGKVVGIVSEGDLLRLLEVPEHGGLWLPSPFEVIEVPIRELINWEDTKRMLEDVGSQPVADIMKEKVYTVSPDDTIEKASESITRHKINRLPVVEDEKLVGIVTRGDIIRGLGKL
- the arsB gene encoding ACR3 family arsenite efflux transporter, producing MAEACVTKEPQGLSFFEKYLSLWVILCIIGGILLGRFAPDLALYLDSLSIYVGDAPVVSIPIAIALFFMMYPIMVKIDFGEVLRAGKNIKPVSLTLFINWAIKPFTMYAISLFFLGTVFLGFIGPEATDLVKMPLGLDLPVGASYGEGTVVMNDGVKMLEIPLWRSYLAGCILLGIAPCTAMVLVWGYLAKGNDGHTLIMVSINSLAMLLLYGPLGGFLLGVGRLPVPWEALALSIGIYVALPLFAGYVSRKLIIRTKGEEWFNTKFVHLLTPVTIVALLLTLVLLFSFKGEVILSDPLTILWIAVPLFIQTVFIFLLGYGLSKLLKLSYEDAAPSAMIGASNHFEVAIATATILFGLSSGAALATVVGVLIEVPVMLMLVRFCLRTKGWFD
- a CDS encoding antibiotic biosynthesis monooxygenase family protein; this translates as MDERVIYSLGIWSVKTGKEDDFLKNWKDFANWTIQNQKGARSVIMLQDSEQKNRYISLGPWDNAESLQEWRKTPEFKDAFVKFKELCNEIEPHTMVKVVDMSPEPVQK